ACTGCCTGCTGTAACGAAGACAAGTGCACGTTCGGGAGCAATACCCGCAGGATCATTACGTAAAGCTATTGAGGGATCATTACTGCTGAGCGCAGCACCTAATCTATCGAATGTCGCCTGGAATCTCTCTCCTTGACGAAGCCGGCCAGGTCCTGATGGTTTCGGCATGGAGACTGGTTTTCCCTTACGACGATCAGCCGTAACTGGGTCAGGAAACCGGAGGATCGGTCGTTCCACCATTTATGCTACAGTTCCCCGCATACCAGAATGAGATTGAAGTGCTTTAACTCGATCGTCCAAAATCGAGCGAAGCTCTCGATTTCCCTGTGCCAGCACTATTCTTCGCCTGACGTCGAGAAAGAAGGCTTCAGCCTCTGAAAAACTGATGGGATCAACCGCCTCATATAAACGCTTAGCTGTATACCCAGGCTGCCCGTTTAACGTATTAAGTTGATCAGAAAAATACCTGATCATTTGCTTAGGCGAAGGCGCCTCCAGGTTCAGTCGAATCTCAAACCGCCGCCATGTGGCACGGTCTAAAAGCTCAGAATGATTTGTAGCACCCACTAACAAGCAGTAGGATGGCAGGTCATCAATCTGAAGCAATAAAGTAGTGATAACTCGCTTAATTTCCCCGGTTTCGTGAATATCGCCTCGTTCTTTACCAATAGCATCAAATTCATCGAAGAATAGTACGCACGGCTCAGTCCGAACAAAGTCAAACAACCGCCGTAGGCGCTGCGCAGTTTCTCCCAAGTAACTAGTGACAACTGCATCGTAACGAACAATGAAAAGCGGAAGTGCCAATTCGTAAGCGATCGCTTCAGCCAGGGAGGTTTTACCATTTCCAGGAGGCCCAGCTAGCAATAGCCGATGGCGAGGCTCTAGACCATGCACTCGCAAGACATCTGCGCGTCGCTGCTCTTCTATAAGTTCATCACATGCTCTACGCACGGGCTCTTCTAGATACAGGCTCGATAAGGGACGTCGAGGTTCACGACGTTGGATGCCACCGGAACCGTCGCGAACCCGAATCCCTGCTGTTTGGGGTTGGTTGCTTTTCTGAGTGCTCTGGGTCGCATCTAGCATTCGCGCAATGCGATCGGCGACACCGGAGTGCTTTTTTGACCGTTCGTCAGCCGCTATAGCTTCGGCGACCGCGCGTGCACCAGCAGCGTCCCCTTGGACACTAGCCTTGACAAGATTAATAATCAGGTCGCTACGCGCCATCCAAACCCGCACCTTCTCAAAACCAACGGCGACCCGCAACATTCGCCCTGTTGAGGCAATTTTTGCACGGATTTGATCAAAATGACACCCGCAAATGGTATTTTCTGAACGGTGGAGCAGAAATCGGTTCAGTTACAGAAGTCTGAATAATATGAATTTCGATTTAATGAAACAAAGGGACATATCTTATCCATCTGCGACTATGTTCACCTTCACACTCCGTCGTGCCTTCGCAAACCCACGATCCGTCGCGATAAATCGCTCTAACATAGGTACAATGAGGCGCACGGGATCGGTAAACGTCTGCCCGGTTCCGCGACCCAATATTTCGGCATAGGCAGCAAGATCACGATGCAGCGCGGCTGGCAACTCCAGCGTGACCTTCACGGGCTTGTCGTCCTCGATCGGACCAAGCTTCAGCTTTGTCATGGACGGGGTTCCTTCTCTTCCCAAGGTGTAAGGGCAAGATCGCGATTCAAAATAAGCGTGAACGGGAGGCCCGGTCGGTCGGTCAGCGTCGGCTGGACGTTCAGGCTCCGGTCGATCAGACGGTTGCCGACCATGGAAAAGCCGTTGCTCGCACCGCTGCGGATGGCCTGCATGAGATTGTTTTCATTCCACGACGTTCCTGCTTCGGAGCCCACGCTGAGCAGAGTCGTGACGAGGGCTGCGCGGAACAGTTGCCCCCAATGGTTATTCACCTCGTCGGACAGGCCGGACTGGCCGATCGCATCACCACCGGGCAGCTTTTCCAGCACCAGCCACTCACTGGCCCATTTGCGTTCATCGGGATCGTCAATCTGTGCCAGCGGCTGGAAGGAAACGGCAAAGTGGCCGTCATCATCTGTCAGCCCGCCACCCAGATCATGCCAGTCCCCGCCCATCGCCAGCGTTGCGGCCCGCATTGAGCCGCCAAAATCGAAGGCGAAAACCTGCGCGCCCTGATAGCGCCGGAACTGCAACACCATCAGCGCCAGCAACACCGACTTTCCTGCCCCGGTCGGTCCTGCGATCAGCGTATGACCGACATCCCCGACATGCAGGGAAAACCGGAAGGGTGTCGCACCCGCCGTTCTGCCGTAGAAAAGCGGTGCTGCCCTCAAATGCCCATCCTGCTCCGGTCCCGCCCACACGGCGGAAAGCGGGATCATGTGCGCAAGGTTCAACGTCGAGACCGGCGGCTGGCGGACGTTGGCGTAGACATGACCGGGCAGGCTTCCGAGCCACGCCTCCACGGCGTTAAGGCTTTCCGTCATGCAGGTGAAGTCGCGGCTCTGGATGATCTTTTCCACAAGCCGTAGTTTCTCAGCGGCAATTGACGCGGAGCCATCCCACACCGTGATGGTCGCAGTGATATAGGCTTGGCCCACATCGTCCGCCCCGAGAGACTGCAACGCCAGATCGGCATCGGCCGCCTTGTTGGCAGCGTCGTTATCCACGAGGACCGAAGCCTCGTTGGTCATGACTTCCCGGACAATGGGGCATATCCTTCTCGGCGAAGGCGTGGCGCTGACGCCGGACATCAAAGCCCATCTCTGGTCCGCTCTGAATTCCCTGGCGTCATCGCCCAGCCATGAACGCACGATCTCCGGCCTGGTGGCACTCCTTCAGTCCAACGTCCTGAAGCAGGCTCTGGCCCCATATTGCCTCGGTGGTCCTTATGGCCGGTTGCTCGACGCCGATGCCGAGCGGCTGGGTGACGCCGATGTGGTGGTGTTCGAGACCGAGGGGCTGATCGGTTCCGGCGCCGCGTCTTCCGTGTTGTCCTACCTGTTCCACCGCATTGAGGGCCGTCTCGACGGACGACCCACCCTGCTGGTCATCGACGAGGGCTGGCTTGTTCTGGATGACGGGGACTTCGCCGGCCAGTTGCGAGAGTGGCTGAAAACCTTGCGCAAGAAGAATGCGTCGGTGATTTTCGCCACTCAGTCCCTGTCCGATATTGCCAATTCCCGCATTGCCCCGGCCGTAGTGGAAAGTTGCCCGACCCGGATCTTCCTGCCGAACGAGCGCGCCATCGAGCCGCAGATCATGGCGCTCTATCGGGATTTCGGACTGAACGACCGGCAGATCGCCATTATTGCGCGCGCGGCGTCCAAGCGTGAGTATTACTGCCAGACGCAGCGCGGCAACCGCCTGTTCGAACTGGGCCTCGGTCCTGTGGCGCTGGCATTGTGCGCGGTATCCGGCAAGGACGATCACCGACTGATTGATGCGGTTCTGGCGGAACATGGGCGGGACGGCTTTCTGCCTGCCTGGTTTGAGGCGCGTGATGTCACGTGGGCGGCGGACCTTCTGCGGGAAGGGGGCGTGCCGTGAGATATCGTCCGATTCCTGCCGCAGTGGTCATTGCTTTTACGGTTTCAACTTCTCCACCTGCCCACGCGCAATGGGCGGTCTATGACGGCGCGAACCATGTCGAGAACGTGCTGATCGCGGCCCGGACGCTTCAGCAGATTGACAACCAGATCACCTCTCTCGCCAACCAGGCGCAGATGCTGGTCAATCAGGGTCGCAATCTGGCGAGCCTGCCGCTCTCGGCACTCTCGACGCTGCAATCAACAATTTCCCAGACTACGGCGCTGCTCGCGCAGGCGCAGAACATTGCGTATAGCGTCCAGTCGGTCGAGCGGCAGTATCAGCAGGCATACGCGTCCGTCTCGTCGAGTATGTCCGACAGCGCCCTGTTTTCTCAGGCGCAGACACGCTGGCAGAATTCCGTCGGTGGGTTCGAGGACGCCCTGAAACTCCAGGCGCGGGTAGTGGAGAACATCCCGTCTGACAGCAGCGCCATGACACAACTGGTTTCGGCCAGCCAGACATCGACCGGGGCGTTGCAGGCGGCACAGGCCGGCAACCAGCTTATGGCGCTTCAGTCCCGTCAGCTTTCCGACATTCAGGCCGAACTGGCCGCTAACGGTCGCGCCACGGCCCTGCAACAGGCATGTGATGCTGCGACGGAAGCGGAAAGTGACGCGCAGTATCAGCATTTCTCGCAGCATGACGCCTATGTGTCCGGCACGGTGTCCATGTTCGGCGGCAGCGGGAACTGAGCGCCATGGCTACGAATGATGTCGGCGTCATAGACAATTTTCTGAATACCTTCAGTTCCGATCTACCCGGCCAGATCGTCGGGCATATGACCCAGAACGTCTATGACAGCCCGACCGGCCGTTATCTGCTGGTCCCGCAGGGCAGCACCCTGTTCGGGGCCTATAACAGCAGTGTTTCCTTCGGGCAGCAGCGGACCCAGATCATCTGGACCCGGCTGATCTACCCGAACGGGGAGAGCCTGGACGCAATGCTCTTACGCTTTGCGAACCACTGACGCCGGATCTTCGTCAGAACCTTCGTGGCGTCGGTCTTGTCGAGCAGGATCGCTCGCGTGGACCAGCGATAGGGCATGGCCAGGCGGTTCAGATCATCCAGAATTCCGGGAAACGTGCGGCTCGGGAAACCCGTGATGGTCAGGGTTTTCAGGAAGGCATCGCCGAGCTTCGGTTCCAGTCCGCCCGAGAGCGGCTGGTCCACCAGAAGCGCATCAAGATGCATCGGAATCTCCGGCACCCGGACCCGCTGGTTCCGGGTCGAGATCGTGCTGTGCAAGTAAGTCAGCGTCTCGCCGTCATCAAGCCACGCAGCCTCGGGCATGAACCCGTCCAGCAGGGCCAGCATCCGGTCCGTACGATCCAGAAACGAGTGAAGCGTCCCATGCGGATCGGGACCGTCATGCTCCCTGCCTTCGTAGAGAAAACGCTCGGCACGCCCAGAAGATTCCTCCGGTGGCAGCCAGACCAGGGTCAGGAAGTACCGGCTCTCGAAATGCGCGCCCTCATCCTCGAACTGCTCCCGACGCTCAAGGTCCACCATCTGGCTGGCGGCGTCCGGGAAATCGCTCTCGGGATACACTGTCGCCGGAACGCGCTGCGCTTCCACGAACACGGCCCAACCTGAACCCAAGCGGCGGAGCGCATTGTTCAGCCGTCCCGTCACACCGACCAGTTCCGCTGGTGTGGCGCTGTCCAAATCTGGACCACGGATTTTTGCCGTGCGCTGGAAACTTCCGTCCTTGTTCAGGACAACGCCTCTCTCAACCAGAGCGGCCCAGGGCAGGAAATCCGACAGGAGGCCAGCACGGTTGCGATATTCACCAAGGGACATCATCGCCCTGCCCTCCCTATGCCCGGAGCCATGCGGGATAGCGCAGATGCCGCCGACCCACCTCGACGAACTGCGGATCGCGTTTCGCCCCCCAGACCGCGAGCCCGTGCCCTACGATCCAGAACACGGCGCCGACCAACCACAGACGCAGGCCCAGAGAAATCGCAGCCCCGAGCGTGCCGTTGGCGATCGCCAGGGTACGGGGTGCGCCACCCAGCAGGATCGGATCGGTCAGAGAGCGATGGACCGGGACATGAAAACCCGGCACCGCGTCATCGTCATATCCCGCCATCAGATCAGCGCTCCGCCCGAGAAAGAAAAGAACGACAGAAAGAAGCTGGACGCCGCAAAAGCGATGGACAGCCCGAAGACGATCTGGATCAGGCGGCGGAAACCGCCGGATGTTTCCCCGAAGGCCAGCGTCAGGCCGGTCACGGTGATGATGATCACCGACACGATGCGCGCCACCGGTCCCTGCACGGATTCCAGGATCTGGTTGAGTGGTTCCTCCCACGGCATATCGGAACCGGACGCCAGAGCCGAGGAGCACCATACGATGGACAGCAACAGCATGGCTGAGAGGACAGGCACGTACCGACGCGTGCGGAACAGCGTGAGGTTCATTGGGATTCTCCCGAATGCTGGAAGGGATGAATGCGATAGGCGCCAGTAACGGGATCGAGCCCGTCCACGGTGACGAGTTCGGACAACCGGCGCTGCGTGCCCCGCCCGGACAGGACCGCGATCACGTCGATCGTCTCGGCGATCAGGGCACGAGGCACCGTGACGACGATTTCCTGGATCAGTTGCTCCATGCGGTGCAGCGCGCCAATGGCAGTACCGGCGTGGAGCGTGCCGATCCCGCCGGGATGGCCGGTGCCCCACGCCTTGAGGAGGTCGAGCGCCTCGGGGCCGCGCACTTCCCCAATCGGAATACGGTCGGGGCGCAGACGCAGGGCCGAGCGCACCAGTTCGGACAGCGTGACGACGCCATCACGGGTACGGAGCGACACGAGATTGGGCGCAGCACATTGCAGTTCGCGCGTATCCTCAATCAGCACGACCCGGTCGTCGGTCTCCGCGACCTCGGCCAGCAGGGCGTTGACCAGCGTGGTCTTGCCTGTGGATGTGCCGCCCGCGACCAGGATATTTTTACGGTCCGCAACTGCTTGGCGAAGATATGCCGCCTGCCCTTCTGCCATGATCCCGGCAGCGACATAATCATCGAGCGTGAAGACGGCGACAGCCGGCTTACGGATCGCAAAGCTGGGTGCCGTCACAATCGGTGGCAGCAATCCTTCGAAACGCTCGCCCGTCGGCAATTCCGCCGACACGCGGGGCACCCCCTCATGCACCTCCGCGCCGACATGATGCGCGACCAGCCGCACGATGCGCTCGGCATCAGCCAGTGTTATCGTCTCGCCTGTGTCGGACAGCCCTTCGGACAGGCGGTCGATCCAGAGCCGCCCATCCGGATTAAGCATCACCTCGACCACGGCAGGGTCGGCAAGATGTGTTGCAATCGCCGGTCCCATCGCCGTGCGCAGCATGGAAATGCCGCGTGCCTGACTTTCCGAATTATGCTGAGAAATCGTCATCTGATCCCCGCTCGAACAGGACCGGAACAGACGGTCCCCATACGGGGATGATTAAAAGAGGGTCATTTCAGCTCGATTCAACAACTATTGCGAACCGTGCGGTCATCGCGTGGAAACGGCGGTAATTGGCGGGATTGAATAATCCCTTTGGTAGCCCCACGCAATCTGACGATTACTCGGGATCTTCACCGCCATTGCGCCGCGTGTCGATATCCCGCGACAGTTCTCTGAGAAACCGATCTCCGGTCGCCAGTTTTCGTCCGAGCGATTGCAGGAAACCTTCGAACCGCTCGACGCCTTTTGCCCTGGCCGATGCCTGGGCACTATCAGGCAGTGGCGGAGTGACGGTCAGCCAGAAGCGGATGAACAGCGCCAGCGTCTCGGCCATAATGGCGAGGTCTTCGTCCATCCCGGCGATCTGACGATCGATCCTGTCCATGCGACGAGCGAACACCGCTTCCAGCCGCTCCGATGCGTCGGCCGAGAGAAAAGAGGCAACGGCCGCCTCGATCACCGCCGATTTCGAGACGTTGCGACGCAACGCCAGCGCCTCGACCTGTTTCAGAAGCTCCGGCTCGAAATATACATTCATGCGGGTCTTGCTCGACATGGGCATCCTCACAGATCAAGGCCATCGGCTGAGTCCATCGTCGCCTGCCGCGCAACGGAACGGGCCTGCTGGCGTATCGCACGCGCCCTAGCGGCATCGACATCCGGCTCGTCGTCGAGCACATCGAACTCCTGCACGCCCGGATGCTCGGGCGGCACGACGTCCTCATGCTCCGGCAATTCCGGTTCGCGCCGGATGCCAGCATTGGCGGGATCACCATCAGCGCCCGTGTTCCCACCCGGTTCTGGCCCTCCTGATGGAACCTCCGCCTCCAGCGCCGACCAGTCGTCAGGTGGGAGCGTGGACGGGCGTTTCGTTCCGGCGGCCGGGGGCGGCAGGACACGCTCCATGAACCGCGCGTCCTCGTAATAGCGCGCCTTCTTCGCGCGGACGGGGGCGACGCCCGCGACCAGCAGCAGTTCATCGCTCGGCGGAAGCTGCATCACCTCGCCGGGCGTGAGCAGAGGTCGTGCCGTTTCCTGTCGCGAGACCATGAGATGCCCGAGCCAGGGAGACAGTCGGTGGCCGGCATAATTCGTGGAATCACGCATCTCGGTCGCGGTGCCGAGCGCGTCCGACACACGCCGGGCGGTGCGCTCGTCGTTGGTGGCAAACGCGACGCGGACATGACAGTTGTCGAGAATACTGTTGTTCGCGCCGTAGGCTTTTTCGATCTGGTTCAGGCTCTGCGCGATCAGGAAGGATTTAATCCCGTAACCCGCCATAAAGGCCAGCGCGCTCTCAAAGAAATCCAGCCGGCCGAGGGCGGGAAACTCATCGAGCATCAGCAGCAACCGGTGCCGATGGGCGGAAACATGCAGATCCTCCGTCAGACGCCTGCCAATCTGGTTGAGGATCAGGCGGATCAGCGGCTTGGTGCGGGCGATGTCGGACGGCGGCACGACGAGGTAGAGACTGGCGGGCTGGCCGCAGGACACGAGATCCGCGATGCGCCAGTCGCATCGTGCCGTCACCTTCGCCACCACGGGATCGCGATAGAGGCCCAGGAACGACATGGCGGTGGACAATACACCTGACCGCTCGTTGTCGCTCTTGTTCAGCAGCTCCCGCGCCGACGACGCGATGACCGGATGCACGCCAGCCTTGCCGAGATGCGGCGTGGACATCATGGCACGCAGCGTCGCCTCCACCGGCCGCTTCGGGTCGGAGAGGAAATTCGCGACACCGGCCAAGGTCTTGTCCGGCTCGGCATAAAGAACATGCAGGATCGCACCCACCAGCAGGGAGTGCGAGGTCTTTTCCCAATGATTGCGCCGGTCCAGCGCGCCTTCGGGGTCGACCAGGATATCGGCGATGTTCTGGACATCGCGAACTTCCCTGTCACCGCGCCGAACCTCCAGCAACGGATTGTAGGGCGAGGACGCCGGATCGGTCGGGTCGAACAGCAGCACACGCCCGTGCCGAGCACGAAATCCGGCGGTCAGCCCCCAGTTCTCGCCCTTGATGTCATGGACGATGGCCGAGCCCGGCCAGGTCAGCAGCGTCGGCACGACCAGCCCGACGCCTTTACCCGAGCGGGTCGGCGCAAAGCACAGGACGTGCTCGGGGCCGTTATGCCGCAAATAGTCCTGATCCCATCGGCCCAGCACCACCCCATCGGGATCGAGCAGCCCGGCTTCCTTCACCTCGACAGTATCCGCCCAGCGGGCCGAGCCATACGTAGCGACGTTGCGAGCCTCCCGTGCCCGGAGGATGGACAGGGCGATGGCAACGACGACGCTGATGAGGCCACCGGACGAGGCGATATATCCGCTCGTCACGAAAATCGACGGCGCATAGGCGTCGTAGAAATACCACCACCAGAAGAAGGCCGGTGGATAATAGAACGGCCAGCCGGCCACCAGGAACCAGGGAGCCCCAAGCTGTGGTTGAAAGCCTAGACGCCAGGCCGTCCACTCCGTGGCACTCCAGATAGCGACGAAGACGATCAGCAGAACGAGGACGACCTGCCCCCACAGGACACGGCTTCCGGACATCGAAGCTCCAATCGGTTTGGGGAATAAAACCGATCAGAGAAAGACCGACCCGGCGGCAGGCAATATATAATGAGTCGCGATCGTACCACCGGATACCATGGCGTAGAAAAAGGACGGTCAGTGCCGGGTTGCGCGGGCGTCGATCACGGCCTGTTCGAGAATCTTCCGATAACCGATTTTCGTCATCCATTGCGCACGGGCAAGATGGCTTTCCCAGCAGATGCGCGTGCGCTCTCCATCGGCCGGATCGCGATGCAGCACGATCCGCGCCACCTCCGCCCAGTCGGCCTGATCCGCCTCGGCGTCGAGCAGGCGGAGATAGGTGATGAAATGCACTTCGTCATAGGTCGTGATCTCCGGCACGGTCGGCGCCAGATCATCGACATCGGGGTCCAGTTCGGGCCTTGCTGTCATCCCACAGCCCTCCAGCAGGATAGCAGTCAAACATATCCTAAAATGGGATAATCCCAAATCAGGATTATCGGAACGGCTCCCCTCCCCGCCGGAGAGCCATGCCGCATGAAGAAATCCCTGCGCACACCCCGACAGCTTTTGCTCCAATCGCTCCTTACAGAAGCGCGCAAAACCGGGGGTATGACGCAGGCGGAACTGGCGGCCGCACTCGGGAAGCCCCAATCCTTCGTCGCCAAATACGAGAATGGCGAGCGCCGAATCGATGTCATTGAGTTCGCTGACATAACAGCCGCCCTTGGCGTTTCCGGTGCCGATCTTCTCGTCCGTCTCGCACCTAGCGCAGAAAAGCCCCCGCCAGAGGGCGAGAATACCACAGGTCAGGACGAATAGGAACGATCATTCCTGGAACGATCGTTCCGACACAGGTCTCGATGATGGCATGGACCTCAAGGAGGTCATGGCGGTCAACCTGCGTCGGATGCGTCATGACAGGGACATGACGCAAGAGGAGCTGGCCGATCGCGCCGGGCTGAGCACCCGCTATGTCGGAGCGATCGAACGCGCGGACGTGTCGGCAAGCGTTACGATCCTGGGAAAGATTGCAGAGGCACTGGACGTGGAACCGGGCGCGTTATTGAAGGCTGTCCCGGCCAGCCCGCGCTGACCGACGGAGTGGACAAGACGCCCTCACTCCTTCCACGCACTGCTGTCCTTTACGACGACGGCGAACATATCCGCCAGTTCGGCCAGAGCGACGCGGTGCACTGTTTCCGCTGCGATCGTTCCGCCCAGCGGATCGGCGACATCGCGTGCGGCAATGGCATCCGCCACCAGGATCACGCGCAGACCGTATTCCTCCACCGCCGCGCGGGCAGTGGTGGACACGCAGACACCCACCGTATCACCGGCGATAATGACCTCGTTCCGACCCGTTTCCTTGATACGGTCCGCGAGCCCGGTGCCGATAAACGCATTGGCGTGGATCTTGAACAGAACCGTCTCCCCTTCGCGGGGCGTCACCTGCGGCAGGAAATCGCGATACGGGCCATCGCTGGCGAAGGCGGGGGCGCCTGGTCCGGCATCATGGGCGATATGGATGACCGGCACGCCCTTGCTCCGCGCAAGGTCAAGCAGCCGCCCGGCCTCATCCGCCGCCGCATCAACATTGGCGAGCGGCACCCGCCCGTCGCGATA
The Acetobacter aceti genome window above contains:
- a CDS encoding AAA family ATPase, which produces MARSDLIINLVKASVQGDAAGARAVAEAIAADERSKKHSGVADRIARMLDATQSTQKSNQPQTAGIRVRDGSGGIQRREPRRPLSSLYLEEPVRRACDELIEEQRRADVLRVHGLEPRHRLLLAGPPGNGKTSLAEAIAYELALPLFIVRYDAVVTSYLGETAQRLRRLFDFVRTEPCVLFFDEFDAIGKERGDIHETGEIKRVITTLLLQIDDLPSYCLLVGATNHSELLDRATWRRFEIRLNLEAPSPKQMIRYFSDQLNTLNGQPGYTAKRLYEAVDPISFSEAEAFFLDVRRRIVLAQGNRELRSILDDRVKALQSHSGMRGTVA
- a CDS encoding DUF2274 domain-containing protein is translated as MTKLKLGPIEDDKPVKVTLELPAALHRDLAAYAEILGRGTGQTFTDPVRLIVPMLERFIATDRGFAKARRSVKVNIVADG
- a CDS encoding TrbI/VirB10 family protein — translated: MTNEASVLVDNDAANKAADADLALQSLGADDVGQAYITATITVWDGSASIAAEKLRLVEKIIQSRDFTCMTESLNAVEAWLGSLPGHVYANVRQPPVSTLNLAHMIPLSAVWAGPEQDGHLRAAPLFYGRTAGATPFRFSLHVGDVGHTLIAGPTGAGKSVLLALMVLQFRRYQGAQVFAFDFGGSMRAATLAMGGDWHDLGGGLTDDDGHFAVSFQPLAQIDDPDERKWASEWLVLEKLPGGDAIGQSGLSDEVNNHWGQLFRAALVTTLLSVGSEAGTSWNENNLMQAIRSGASNGFSMVGNRLIDRSLNVQPTLTDRPGLPFTLILNRDLALTPWEEKEPRP
- the trbJ gene encoding P-type conjugative transfer protein TrbJ → MRYRPIPAAVVIAFTVSTSPPAHAQWAVYDGANHVENVLIAARTLQQIDNQITSLANQAQMLVNQGRNLASLPLSALSTLQSTISQTTALLAQAQNIAYSVQSVERQYQQAYASVSSSMSDSALFSQAQTRWQNSVGGFEDALKLQARVVENIPSDSSAMTQLVSASQTSTGALQAAQAGNQLMALQSRQLSDIQAELAANGRATALQQACDAATEAESDAQYQHFSQHDAYVSGTVSMFGGSGN
- a CDS encoding VirB3 family type IV secretion system protein — encoded protein: MAGYDDDAVPGFHVPVHRSLTDPILLGGAPRTLAIANGTLGAAISLGLRLWLVGAVFWIVGHGLAVWGAKRDPQFVEVGRRHLRYPAWLRA
- a CDS encoding TrbC/VirB2 family protein translates to MNLTLFRTRRYVPVLSAMLLLSIVWCSSALASGSDMPWEEPLNQILESVQGPVARIVSVIIITVTGLTLAFGETSGGFRRLIQIVFGLSIAFAASSFFLSFFSFSGGALI
- the trbB gene encoding P-type conjugative transfer ATPase TrbB, whose amino-acid sequence is MTISQHNSESQARGISMLRTAMGPAIATHLADPAVVEVMLNPDGRLWIDRLSEGLSDTGETITLADAERIVRLVAHHVGAEVHEGVPRVSAELPTGERFEGLLPPIVTAPSFAIRKPAVAVFTLDDYVAAGIMAEGQAAYLRQAVADRKNILVAGGTSTGKTTLVNALLAEVAETDDRVVLIEDTRELQCAAPNLVSLRTRDGVVTLSELVRSALRLRPDRIPIGEVRGPEALDLLKAWGTGHPGGIGTLHAGTAIGALHRMEQLIQEIVVTVPRALIAETIDVIAVLSGRGTQRRLSELVTVDGLDPVTGAYRIHPFQHSGESQ
- a CDS encoding CopG family transcriptional regulator, with the translated sequence MSSKTRMNVYFEPELLKQVEALALRRNVSKSAVIEAAVASFLSADASERLEAVFARRMDRIDRQIAGMDEDLAIMAETLALFIRFWLTVTPPLPDSAQASARAKGVERFEGFLQSLGRKLATGDRFLRELSRDIDTRRNGGEDPE
- a CDS encoding conjugal transfer protein TraG; the encoded protein is MSGSRVLWGQVVLVLLIVFVAIWSATEWTAWRLGFQPQLGAPWFLVAGWPFYYPPAFFWWWYFYDAYAPSIFVTSGYIASSGGLISVVVAIALSILRAREARNVATYGSARWADTVEVKEAGLLDPDGVVLGRWDQDYLRHNGPEHVLCFAPTRSGKGVGLVVPTLLTWPGSAIVHDIKGENWGLTAGFRARHGRVLLFDPTDPASSPYNPLLEVRRGDREVRDVQNIADILVDPEGALDRRNHWEKTSHSLLVGAILHVLYAEPDKTLAGVANFLSDPKRPVEATLRAMMSTPHLGKAGVHPVIASSARELLNKSDNERSGVLSTAMSFLGLYRDPVVAKVTARCDWRIADLVSCGQPASLYLVVPPSDIARTKPLIRLILNQIGRRLTEDLHVSAHRHRLLLMLDEFPALGRLDFFESALAFMAGYGIKSFLIAQSLNQIEKAYGANNSILDNCHVRVAFATNDERTARRVSDALGTATEMRDSTNYAGHRLSPWLGHLMVSRQETARPLLTPGEVMQLPPSDELLLVAGVAPVRAKKARYYEDARFMERVLPPPAAGTKRPSTLPPDDWSALEAEVPSGGPEPGGNTGADGDPANAGIRREPELPEHEDVVPPEHPGVQEFDVLDDEPDVDAARARAIRQQARSVARQATMDSADGLDL
- a CDS encoding DUF2285 domain-containing protein; translated protein: MTARPELDPDVDDLAPTVPEITTYDEVHFITYLRLLDAEADQADWAEVARIVLHRDPADGERTRICWESHLARAQWMTKIGYRKILEQAVIDARATRH
- a CDS encoding helix-turn-helix domain-containing protein encodes the protein MKKSLRTPRQLLLQSLLTEARKTGGMTQAELAAALGKPQSFVAKYENGERRIDVIEFADITAALGVSGADLLVRLAPSAEKPPPEGENTTGQDE
- a CDS encoding helix-turn-helix domain-containing protein; its protein translation is MDLKEVMAVNLRRMRHDRDMTQEELADRAGLSTRYVGAIERADVSASVTILGKIAEALDVEPGALLKAVPASPR
- a CDS encoding isochorismatase family protein: MTLETFRQIHGLDDSPSPLDRSVLVLIDIQREYRDGRVPLANVDAAADEAGRLLDLARSKGVPVIHIAHDAGPGAPAFASDGPYRDFLPQVTPREGETVLFKIHANAFIGTGLADRIKETGRNEVIIAGDTVGVCVSTTARAAVEEYGLRVILVADAIAARDVADPLGGTIAAETVHRVALAELADMFAVVVKDSSAWKE